The segment GGTCCAATAGATCACCTATTGAGCTCACACAGTCTCCACATTCACCATAGCCCCAAAGAAAAAGCCCCTAGATATCTCTAGAGGCTTTTGTATAACTGGTGGGTCGGGCGAGATTCGAACTCGCGACCAACGGATTAAAAGAAGTCGTGGCTCTTTAAAAACCCATATAAATCAATAGTTTGTAGGGCCAAAAAATGACTGTGCGATTGACTGTGCGATTGCATTTAGGTGCAAAGTTCGAATCTGTAGGTCGGATTTGATGTCTCAGTACTAACTTTCGATAAGCACGAACTCGCCTAATGAAAGTTTTTCTCTAAATTGGGAAAAAGAAAATTGAGCCTTACTTACTCCAGAGTTCAAGATTTCAATCTTTCCATCGGGAGTGAAATTCGCAAAATATTCTCCAGCGGGAAATAATATCTGAGCAAGATGAGTCTTGCTGCTTGAATAAGCATCAAGGATAAGCCCATGTGTAATTCTGATACGCATGCCAAAGCATATTTCTTAATTATTAGAAACAAATAACTAGATGCACGCTTTTGCTAATACTCTGCACCAAAATGAGTCTTAGTGCCACAATAAGATTCAATATTATGAATTGCACTACTCAAGTGCAAAAAATTTACTATTGCTCCCTAATTGGTTGTTTAATGAGTTTGTAAGAATTTTTGTGCAATGCAATGATCCGATCTTATGGCGAATTATGAAACTAATCACTGCAATTATTAAGCCTTTCAAGTTAGATGAAGTTCATGAGGCTCTTGCCGAAATAGGTGTTAATGGAATGACATCTTATGATGTGCGAGGATTTGGTCGTCAGAAAGGACATACCGAGCTTTATCGTGGTGCCGAGTACATCATTGACTTTATCTTGAAATTAAAAATTCAAGTAGCAGTTGCCGATGAGCTGCTGGAAGATGCGTTGCAAATAATTTCTCGGGCAGCCTACACCGGAAAAATTGGTGATGGGAAAATTTTTGTGCATCCGATCACTGAGGTCATTCGTATTCGTACTGGAGAGAGGGGTCCTAACGCTCTATAGGCCGGACTGTAACTGCAACATCTAGTTTGTGATCTGACCCGCCATGAATAACCCCGCGAATGGGGGACACATCTGCATAGTCCCTACCCTGAGCGAGAAGAACATAGTCTTCACCAGGTGAGATATATCCCCAGCGATTATTTGTGGGATCTAAGTCACACCAATTTCCACCTGTTAAATCTCCATTTGAATCAATATTAGGTACATATACAGAAACCCATGCATGAGAGGCGTCGCCACCAATTAGGCGTGGTTGACCTGGGGGTGGGTTGGTAAGGATATAGCCGCTGATGTACTTGGCTGGTAGTCCAATACTACGAAGAGACGCAATCAGAATATGTGCAAAGTCCTGGCAGACACCTTTTCGATTATTTAAAGCTTCGAGTGCGGGTGTACCAATATCTGTACTTTTGCTGACATAGTGAAACTCACCATAAATTCTCTGGGTTAAATCAATTGCAGCTTCTAGTACTGGACGTCCTGACGTGAAGTTTGCTCTAGCAAACTCATAGAATTCTGAGCGAATTTCCACAAACGGAGAGCTAAATAAAAATTCTGATGCAGCATCCCATTTGCTTTTGGAGTGATAGCGAAAGTATTCGCGCACCAGTTCCCAGGCGGGCGTATCTTGCGGTTTAGGTCCTGATTGAAAGTTTCCATTGGTTTCAATCAATGATTTAGCGCTGATTAACAACTCGCTATGTCGATTTTGTAGAGAAAAGAAAGTCCGTACATTTCCATAGTTATCTAGGCTCTCTTCTGACCAAGCAGGTTTTAGATTCACTTGAATCTCTGATTCCAGAACCTGCTGACTTTGAACCGAGGCTGGCTTTAGATGAGCAAAATGCTGCGCAATTTCAACGCTCGGATCATAGTCGTATTGGGTTTCGTGAATAATTTCGAGCAACATAAAGTTGTGCTTATATCTGAACTGTGTACTCTTGGGTATGAATCAAATTAAAGTAGCGTGCGCTAATTGCATCAGAGACATTCCAGGCTGATTGAGAAACGGCATGCAAACAGTTTCTCAAGTCCGAAAAATTACCATAAGCATCTGCTGTGGATAGCTTCAGTAGATCGAAATTTTGCAAATTCGTCACACTACGAGTGAGCTCATCCGGGTTGTCGCGCTCAGTGCCTGCTAATTTAGATAATCGAGCTCGTAGAGCCTTGCTGACCCATGCCAAGGAACGGGGATTCTCATCGTCCATTACTAACAGGCTGATCAGCGGTGCTATATCACGGCTCTGCTGGTACTGGGCATGGAAGGTAATGGTGCTGTCAAATAAATTCAGTAGCGCGGTATATCCAGAGCCATCAACATTTGGGTTAAACAATAATCCCATTTGAATTGCAGAGTCCAGCACCGTTGTGAAAAACGACAAACGTTCTATGTGTCTACCTATCGAGAGGAGCTGCCAGCCGTCATCACGCGTCATGCGATCAGTTTGGGCGCCCGTAATGGCAGCTAGAGAGCTACTGACTTGGCCCAGAGCGTCAATCGCTAAAGAGGATGAAAAGTCGTGATAGGTGGCAGCCTTATGGCAATCTTTTTGAAAGTTTTCAATACAGTGATTAATGGCGCTCCATTGCTCAGTTGAGAGTCGTTCACGCACATTTGATGCAGTACGTTTCATTGCATTGAGATTAAATCCTACGCTAGTGACATTTTTGCTGTTGTTAAGCGAGTCAATTAAGGTTCTCTCAAAAATACGATGGCGAATGTCGCCTTGGTCAAAATTACTTGGGACGCCCTCGGGTACTAGGCCATATTGGTGGCAGAGATACTCAAGCCATGACCATAAAGATCGAGATGGAGTGTATTCGCTATTGATATTTTCAAGATACAGTTTAGCTAGGCGTAGGATATTCTCGCTACGCTCTGTATATCGGCCAAACCAATATAAATTTTCGGCTGCACGACTGGTAACCATGCGTTTACGGATGGTTAATTCTTTAGGTTGGTTTGCTTGCTGAGAATTTTCTTCAATATTGATAGCGGATTGATTGGTTTGTACCCAGACATCAGCGCTACTTCCGCCGCGTTGCATGGAGGCGATACCTGAATCATCGCTAGCAATGCGGGCAAGACCTCCTGGTAAAGCCTGCCAACTATTCTCGCCGTTGCTCAGGGCGAATACTCGCAACATATAAGAGTGTGGCTCTATTAGTGACGCATCATTGAGATTGAAGGCATTCAACCAGGTTGGCATTTGTGCCAGTGGTATGTAGGTTTGAACTGTATGCTCATCAGGCTGCCGAGTAATTTTTCCAACCCATTCATCTAATTGAGTTTGCGTAAGGTCGCCGCCAAGAACTGACTCGTAATTTTGGTGCCCGCTACCTTTAGGGTATGTTGGTTTAATTGCGCTACGACCCAAATTTGGAATCGCTGCTTCCAATGCTGCTCGCTCGCCACACCACCAGGTATCCATTGCAGGTAGTTGAATTTGCTCGCCCAGTAGACGCTCGCTGATGGCAGGTAAAAAACCAAGAAGCGCAGGGGACTCCAAAAAGGCAGAGCCTGGAGCATTTGCCAAAATCACATTGCCAGCGCGGATGGCTTGTAGTAAACCAGGAACCCCTAAAGTCGAGTCAGAGCGTAATTCAAGGGGATCCAAAAATGCGTCATCTAAGCGTTTTAGGAGAATATCAACCGGTTCCAAGCCACGGACTGTTTTTAAGTAAACGCGTTGATCTCGAACGGTAAGGTCTCCACCTTCAACTAAGGTTAATCCAAGGTAACGAGCAAGGTAAGCATGCTCAAAATAGGTTTCGTTGTATGGGCCTGGAGTTAGAAGGGCAATATGGACATTCGACCCCGCAGGACTTTCTAGCTTTAATGCATCAATTAAATCGCGATAGGCATTCGCTAAATGGGCAACGTTCATTTGCTCATAAGCCTTGGGGAACTGACGAGAAATTAAGTTTCTGTTTTCTAGTAAGTAGCCCAGTCCAGAGGGAGCTTGGGTGCGCTGTGACAAAACAGACCATTTACCATCTGGAGATCTTGCTAAATCAAAGGCAATGATATGCAGATACTTACGGCCATGAAAGTTTGCTCCATACATTGACCTCAGATATCCTGGGTGACCATGAATAAGTGCCGGAGGAATGAATCCTTCCTTAAGCAAAGTTTGCGGCCCATAAATATCTTGCATGATGCCCTCAAGGAGTTTTGCTCTTTGCAAAACTCCTGCCTGAATCTCTTGCCATGAATCAGGATTAATAATTAAGGGGAATAGATCTACCGACCATGGGCGCTGCGGACCAAATTCATCGGCATAGACGTTATAGGTAATGCCGTTATCACGAACTTGGCGATTGAGCTCAAGCGTTCGTTGGTCTAAATCAGACAGCCCAGATGGCCCAAGCTGCTCAAAAAACGTTTTCCAGTGTGGCAATAGATCCTGGGAGTGACCTCGGAGTTCGTCAAAATGACCGGCTTTTGCATGTGGGGCTAAACGAGCTATCTCATCCGCCAAAGGGAGGGTGTCTACAGAAATCGGAGGATTTGCTTGAGAAGGATCCACAAGCTATTGTCTCATCGACGCATATCAAGGGTAAATGGGAACTCTTTGCTGGCACTAATTTCAATATTAGACTGAACTCCCTCTATCGGTCCAGGCGTATGACCCATGCGGAAGAAGCGAGCAAGACGACGGCTTTCTGCCTCATAAGCATTCACAGGGAAGGTGTCGTAATTTCGGCCGCCGGGATGGGCAACATGGTACTGGCAGCCACCCACAGAACGCTTCATCCAAGTATCAACAACATCCAAGGTGAGAGGTGCATGAACGCCAATGCTGGGGTGTAGGCTTGATGGGGGATTCCAGGCCTTGTACCTTACTCCCGCAACGTACTCTCCAGCTGTGCCAGTCGGTTGTAGCGGCAATGGTTTTCCGTTGCAGGTAATGGTGTAGCGGCTTTGATTGAGTCCTGTCACGCGCACCTCTATACGTTCAATAGAAGAATCAACATATCGTGCGGTCCCGCCACCCGTACTTTCCTCGCCCATCACATGCCATGGCTCAAGACCATTTCTAATGGTGATTTCAGTACCCATGGTTTGGATTTGACCAATGAGTGGGAAGCGGAACTCGAGGTGTGGTGCAAACCATTCAGGCTTAAAGTCATAGCCATGGCGTTGCATCTCTTCAATGACGTCATCAAAGTCCATCTTGATAAATGTTGGTAGCAGGCAGCGGTCATGAAGTTCGGTGCCCCAGCGTGTTGCTGGTGCTAAATAGGGCTCATCCCAGAAACGGGCGATCAGTGCGCGAATCAGTAGCTGCTGAACGATACTCATGCGCGCATGAGGCGGCATCTCGAAAGCGCGTAATTCAAGTAGTCCTAACCGACCAGTTTGGCTATCGGGTGAATACATCTTATCGATACAAAATTCGCTACGGTGGGTATTGCCTGTCACATCGATCAATATATTACGCAGGGTTCGGTCAACCAGCCAGGGTGGCATGCTTGCGCCATACTTCTTACGATTTTCATGAATCTCTTTAAGAGCAATTTCTAATTCATAAAGCTGATCATTACGCGCTTCGTCGACTCGCGGTGCTTGACTCGTTGGGCCAATAAACATGCCGCTAAATAAATAACTCAGGCTCGGATGATTGTGCCAATACAAAATCAAACTTGCCAAGAGCTCGGGTTTGCGTAAGAAAGGGCTATCGACTGGTGTGGCGCCACCCATCACAAAGTGATTACCACCACCTGTGCCAGTATGGCGGCCATCGGTCATAAATTTTTCGGCAGATAGGTGAGACTCAAAGGCGGCCTGATAGAGAAACTCAGTATGCTCGACCAACTCATTCCAGTTATGAGCTGGATGAATGTTGACTTCAATAACACCTGGATCAGGAGTAACTTGCAATATTTTTAATCTTGGATCACGTGGAGGTGGATATCCCTCAATCACGATTTGAAACTGCAATTGATCAGCTGTAGCTTCCACAGCTTCTAGTAGATTTAGATAGTCCTCTAGTCTGGCCAGTGGTGGCATGAATACATAGAGGGCACCATTTTTGCCGCCATGTTTGTTTTCGGCATCAGGGCCGCTAGCGCGCATTGGATCACGAGTCTCGACGCATAACGCTGTCCTGGTGATCCAGGCAGCAGACTCTTGGCGAAGTGGACTGCGGCTTTCTTGAGATTGGCTCCAGATAGAATTACCAGAGCCACTAGAAGGGCCCAAGGATTTTTTGATTAATGTTTGATGCTGCTGAACTACTGGCGCGCTTGTTCGCAATGGTGGTCTAGGCGCAAACGGATCTTGCTCAATCATGTAAGGGTAATCCGCTTTACTGGTCCAGGGCAGCGAGTCCAAAGGTAAGCGGTAGCCCATCGGAGAATCTCCGGGTAAAAGATATAGGCGATCTTCGCGATAAAACCAGGGACCAGTTTTCCAATGGGTGTCGAAGTAGTTCTGAGCTTGACCTGCTTCAATCGGCAATACATAACCAATTACGGAATCTAATTTTTGAGTAAAGACGCGTTTTAAGCGGGTGCGTTCCATCTCGTCATCTAAATTCGACTGAAATGGATCGACATTGACTGGCAGTTTAGATTCGCGCCAGAGGTAGTAAAAAACATCTTCGTAGGCAGGCTCAATAAACTTATCAGCAAGCCCTAGATTTTTGGAAAGTGTATAGACAAATTTTTCTGCATCTTTGTTGGTGTAGGTAATGGGATCACGTTCATCAGCAAAGAGTTTTGGGTTTTTCCAGATTGGGTGACCATCAGCCCTCCAGTAAATCGAAAGTGCCCAGCGAGGTAACTGTTCACCCGGATACCATTTGCCTTGTCCAAAGTGCAAGAAACCACCATCACCATATTGTTTGCGTAGGCGCTCCACTAAATCCGTTGCATAACCACGCTTTGTAGGTCCTAGCGCATCGACATTCCACTCGCGCTCATCACGACCATTGATAGAAACGAAGGTTGGCTCTCCGCCCATAGTTAGACGTACATCACCAGCTTCTAATTTCTGATCAACTTTATGACCAAGCTCCACAATGGCTTGCCATTGTTCTTCTGTATAGGGTTTTGTCACTCGAGGTGATTCATAAATCCTTGTGACTTCCATCGTGTGCTTAAAGTCTACTTCGCACTTATCAACACCACCTTCAATTGGAGCTGCACCTGAAGGTTCTGGGGTGCAGGCAACTGGAATATGGCCTTCACCGGCAAATAGTCCAGAGGTTGGATCTAAACCAATCCAGCCTGCACCAGGCAAATAGACCTCGCACCATGCATGCAGATCTGTGAAGTCCACCTCTGTGCCACTAGGGCCATCTAAGGCTTTGACATCTGGCTTTAATTGAATCAGGTATCCAGATACAAAGCGAGCGGCTAAACCGCTTAGGCGTAATAAATTCACCATTAACCATGCTGAATCACGACAGGATCCGCTTTGTAAATCTAGAGTCTCATCGGGAGTCTGAACGCCAGGCTCCATGCGAATGAGGTAATTAATGTCGCGTTGAACTTTTTGATTTAGCTTGACTAAAAAATCAATCGTTCGCATTTTGCTGCGATCGATAGTTTTTAAATACTTATTTAAAGTAGCGTTGCGCATCTTACCTAAGTAGGGGCGCA is part of the Polynucleobacter tropicus genome and harbors:
- a CDS encoding transglutaminase family protein codes for the protein MLLEIIHETQYDYDPSVEIAQHFAHLKPASVQSQQVLESEIQVNLKPAWSEESLDNYGNVRTFFSLQNRHSELLISAKSLIETNGNFQSGPKPQDTPAWELVREYFRYHSKSKWDAASEFLFSSPFVEIRSEFYEFARANFTSGRPVLEAAIDLTQRIYGEFHYVSKSTDIGTPALEALNNRKGVCQDFAHILIASLRSIGLPAKYISGYILTNPPPGQPRLIGGDASHAWVSVYVPNIDSNGDLTGGNWCDLDPTNNRWGYISPGEDYVLLAQGRDYADVSPIRGVIHGGSDHKLDVAVTVRPIER
- a CDS encoding circularly permuted type 2 ATP-grasp protein; translation: MDPSQANPPISVDTLPLADEIARLAPHAKAGHFDELRGHSQDLLPHWKTFFEQLGPSGLSDLDQRTLELNRQVRDNGITYNVYADEFGPQRPWSVDLFPLIINPDSWQEIQAGVLQRAKLLEGIMQDIYGPQTLLKEGFIPPALIHGHPGYLRSMYGANFHGRKYLHIIAFDLARSPDGKWSVLSQRTQAPSGLGYLLENRNLISRQFPKAYEQMNVAHLANAYRDLIDALKLESPAGSNVHIALLTPGPYNETYFEHAYLARYLGLTLVEGGDLTVRDQRVYLKTVRGLEPVDILLKRLDDAFLDPLELRSDSTLGVPGLLQAIRAGNVILANAPGSAFLESPALLGFLPAISERLLGEQIQLPAMDTWWCGERAALEAAIPNLGRSAIKPTYPKGSGHQNYESVLGGDLTQTQLDEWVGKITRQPDEHTVQTYIPLAQMPTWLNAFNLNDASLIEPHSYMLRVFALSNGENSWQALPGGLARIASDDSGIASMQRGGSSADVWVQTNQSAINIEENSQQANQPKELTIRKRMVTSRAAENLYWFGRYTERSENILRLAKLYLENINSEYTPSRSLWSWLEYLCHQYGLVPEGVPSNFDQGDIRHRIFERTLIDSLNNSKNVTSVGFNLNAMKRTASNVRERLSTEQWSAINHCIENFQKDCHKAATYHDFSSSLAIDALGQVSSSLAAITGAQTDRMTRDDGWQLLSIGRHIERLSFFTTVLDSAIQMGLLFNPNVDGSGYTALLNLFDSTITFHAQYQQSRDIAPLISLLVMDDENPRSLAWVSKALRARLSKLAGTERDNPDELTRSVTNLQNFDLLKLSTADAYGNFSDLRNCLHAVSQSAWNVSDAISARYFNLIHTQEYTVQI
- a CDS encoding P-II family nitrogen regulator, producing MKLITAIIKPFKLDEVHEALAEIGVNGMTSYDVRGFGRQKGHTELYRGAEYIIDFILKLKIQVAVADELLEDALQIISRAAYTGKIGDGKIFVHPITEVIRIRTGERGPNAL
- a CDS encoding DUF2126 domain-containing protein, giving the protein MSIHAALHHVTEYNYDHLVELGPQIVRLRPAPHCRSHILSYSLKVEPEGHFVNWQQDPYANYQARLVFPEKVKKFKVTVDLVTEMAVYNPFDFFLEPDAENYPFSYNSELKKELRPYLGKMRNATLNKYLKTIDRSKMRTIDFLVKLNQKVQRDINYLIRMEPGVQTPDETLDLQSGSCRDSAWLMVNLLRLSGLAARFVSGYLIQLKPDVKALDGPSGTEVDFTDLHAWCEVYLPGAGWIGLDPTSGLFAGEGHIPVACTPEPSGAAPIEGGVDKCEVDFKHTMEVTRIYESPRVTKPYTEEQWQAIVELGHKVDQKLEAGDVRLTMGGEPTFVSINGRDEREWNVDALGPTKRGYATDLVERLRKQYGDGGFLHFGQGKWYPGEQLPRWALSIYWRADGHPIWKNPKLFADERDPITYTNKDAEKFVYTLSKNLGLADKFIEPAYEDVFYYLWRESKLPVNVDPFQSNLDDEMERTRLKRVFTQKLDSVIGYVLPIEAGQAQNYFDTHWKTGPWFYREDRLYLLPGDSPMGYRLPLDSLPWTSKADYPYMIEQDPFAPRPPLRTSAPVVQQHQTLIKKSLGPSSGSGNSIWSQSQESRSPLRQESAAWITRTALCVETRDPMRASGPDAENKHGGKNGALYVFMPPLARLEDYLNLLEAVEATADQLQFQIVIEGYPPPRDPRLKILQVTPDPGVIEVNIHPAHNWNELVEHTEFLYQAAFESHLSAEKFMTDGRHTGTGGGNHFVMGGATPVDSPFLRKPELLASLILYWHNHPSLSYLFSGMFIGPTSQAPRVDEARNDQLYELEIALKEIHENRKKYGASMPPWLVDRTLRNILIDVTGNTHRSEFCIDKMYSPDSQTGRLGLLELRAFEMPPHARMSIVQQLLIRALIARFWDEPYLAPATRWGTELHDRCLLPTFIKMDFDDVIEEMQRHGYDFKPEWFAPHLEFRFPLIGQIQTMGTEITIRNGLEPWHVMGEESTGGGTARYVDSSIERIEVRVTGLNQSRYTITCNGKPLPLQPTGTAGEYVAGVRYKAWNPPSSLHPSIGVHAPLTLDVVDTWMKRSVGGCQYHVAHPGGRNYDTFPVNAYEAESRRLARFFRMGHTPGPIEGVQSNIEISASKEFPFTLDMRR